One window of the Falco biarmicus isolate bFalBia1 chromosome 2, bFalBia1.pri, whole genome shotgun sequence genome contains the following:
- the POGLUT1 gene encoding protein O-glucosyltransferase 1 → MRRAALALWALAVVWRLEPFVAGGSSGAKWKTITDQIKKAVEVYKPCVKGNCSCHQSVWKQDLAPFRGGISKEIISDVVSRKLGTHYQIIKNKLYREQDCLFPARCSGVEHFLMEIISRLPDMEMVINVRDYPQVPRWMKPVIPVFSFSKTPEYNDIMYPAWTFWEGGPAVWPIYPTGLGRWDLMREDLRRSAEKWPWTKKISKGYFRGSRTSPERDPLILLSRENPELVDAEYTKNQAWKSEKDTLGKPPAKEIPLVDHCKYKYLFNFRGVAASFRLKHLFLCGSLVFHVGEEWLEFFYPQLKPWVHYIPVPSDLSNVRELLQFVKENDAIAQEISERGRQFITEHLQMEDVSCYWEHLLSEYSQALTYKVKRRKSYSEITSEWLKTEL, encoded by the exons atgAGGCGGGCGGCGCTGGCTCTGTGGGCGCTGGCTGTCGTGTGGCGGCTGGAGCCCTTCGTGGCGGGTGGTTCATCAG GTGCTAAATGGAAAACAATAACTGACCAAATTAAGAAAGCTGTGGAAGTTTATAAGCCATGCGTAAAAGGGAATTGCAGCTGCCACCAAAG tgtctGGAAGCAGGACCTGGCTCCTTTTCGAGGTGgcatttccaaagaaataatATCCGATGTGGTGAGCAGGAAGCTCGGGACGCACTACCAAATCATTAAGAACAAACTGTACCGTGAGCAGGACTGCTTGTTCCCTGCAAG ATGCAGTGGAGTTGAGCACTTCCTTATGGAGATCATCAGCCGCCTCCCTGACATGGAAATGGTGATCAATGTGCGAGACTACCCCCAGGTCCCCAGGTGGATGAAACCCGTTATCCCAGTCTTCTCCTTCAGTAAG ACACCTGAATACAATGATATTATGTATCCTGCCTGGACTTTTTGGGAAGGAGGACCAGCTGTCTGGCCAATTTACCCAACAGGTTTAGGGCGCTGGGACCTCATGAGGGAGGACCTCAGAAG ATCTGCAGAAAAATGGCCATGGACGAAAAAAATCTCTAAAGGCTATTTCCGAGGATCCAG AACGAGCCCTGAGAGAGATCCCCTCATTCTGCTGTCCCGAGAAAACCCAGAACTTGTTGATGCTGAGTACACTAAAAACCAGGCTTGGAAATCTGAAAAG gacacCTTAGGAAAGCCTCCTGCAAAGGAAATTCCACTGGTTGATCACTGCAAATACAA GTACCTGTTTAATTTCCGAGGAGTGGCTGCCAGTTTCCGGTTGAAACACCTTTTCTTATGTGGTTCACTTGTCTTTCACGTCGGAGAAGAGTGGCTGGAGTTCTTCTACCCCCAGCTGAAGCCTTGGGTCCACTACATCCCAGTCCCATCAGACCTCTCCAACGTCAG GGAGCTGTTGCAGTTTGTAAAGGAAAATGATGCCATAGCACAAGAAATTTCAGAGAG GGGACGCCAGTTCATCACCGAGCACTTGCAGATGGAGGATGTCTCTTGCTACTGGGAGCATCTGCTGTCTGAATATTCCCAAGCCTTGACTTACAAagtgaaaaggaggaagagctACAGCGAGATCACTTCTGAATGGCTGAAAACAGAACTGTAG
- the TIMMDC1 gene encoding complex I assembly factor TIMMDC1, mitochondrial: protein MAEGAGAQQSYGLPAPPPQTGWERLRELWRRDELQRYPEETVNILKSALTGAVIGWAYGGVPAFRRARRAFIERSHGELFQNRADAVQSAHRAGLRGFLRYGWRWSWRVAAFVAIFNTVSTGLSVYRSKTTIGNFASAGAFTGAVFRMHLGLQGLAGGFVLGTVFGIPAGALLMVMQKFAGETLQERRNRERRELYEQKLVEWQSRLNVTEVLGQTEGDTQGGLETEGGRESRSY from the exons ATGGCGGAGGGGGCGGGCGCCCAGCAGAGCTACGgcctccccgcgccgccgccgcagACGGGCTGGGAGCGGCTCAGGGAGCTCTGGCGGCGGGA CGAGCTGCAGCGGTACCCGGAGGAGACGGTGAACATCCTCAAGTCGGCCCTCACGGGGGCAGTGATCGGCTGGGCGTACGGCGGGGTGCCGGCCTTCCGCCGGGCGCGGCGGGCCTTCATCGAGCGGAGCCACGGGGAGCTCTTCCAGAACCGCGCCGATGCGGTG CAATCTGCGCATCGTGCTGGGCTCAGGGGCTTCCTCCGCTATGGCTGGCGCTGGAGCTGGAGAGTCGCTGCTTTTGTGGCAATATTCAA CACGGTGAGCACCGGTCTGTCCGTGTACCGCAGTAAAACCACCATCGGTAATTTTGCTTCGGCAGGAG cctTCACAGGAGCCGTTTTCAGAATGCACTTGGGCCTGCAGGGACTGGCAGGTGGCTTCGTGTTGGGAACAGTGTTTGG GATCCCTGCAGGGGCCCTCTTAATGGTGATGCAGAAGTTTGCTGGTGAGACCTTGCAGGAGAGGAGAAACCGTGAGCGCAGGGAGCTGTATGAACAGAAGTTAGTGGAGTG GCAATCCAGGCTCAATGTGACTGAAGTCTTAGGTCAAACAGAAGGCGACACCCAGGGAGGACTGGAgacagagggaggaagagaatCTAGGAGCTACTGA